Proteins encoded by one window of Candidatus Odinarchaeum yellowstonii:
- a CDS encoding NADH-quinone oxidoreductase subunit M — translation MQLPTPAASNWMLLSLLILIIGAPVVYLFGKKFEAKSGWLATAIGAVATVIFIVVAGSNVLAGTPLYELYSWNPGLLSLDFGLYADGLSTPIAAITMILTTFATLYSVSYLREEENKHSYFALMLLYMTGMVGVILSTNLLEFFVFWELMLIPSWAMIVRWGTPGKAARAGFKYFMFTQFGSICILLAIGVTWFISFQAGSPTFNMYELTVTASSLATLAVPLYLVGFCVKMAIFPIHTWLPEAHGEAPTPVSAILSGVMIETAAYGIIRIPVNVFGFVFTDVVLFTAGGWTINVSTIIMIFAVITMIYGGVMALAQTDTKRLFAYSSVSQMGYILFGISAVTPIGLAGASLHIVTHAFGKGTLFMIAGILMTQIGHVNGRDITKLGGLASKMPITATITLLAGLSIAGTPPLAGFASEWLIFAGAAAAHHVVLLIFAVASTAVTAGYILWFIRRVFFGPLRDDLAEVKEAPWTMLLPVALLALGAVLIGIFPNIILDYLIPIAQYIAPLT, via the coding sequence ATGCAACTACCTACACCTGCAGCTTCAAATTGGATGCTGTTATCTCTTCTCATCTTAATTATCGGCGCGCCTGTAGTATACCTATTCGGTAAAAAATTTGAGGCTAAAAGCGGCTGGCTTGCAACAGCAATCGGAGCTGTAGCTACAGTTATATTCATAGTGGTAGCAGGATCAAATGTTTTAGCTGGAACACCTTTATACGAGTTATATTCTTGGAACCCTGGGCTTTTAAGCTTAGACTTCGGATTATACGCTGACGGTTTAAGCACGCCGATAGCAGCGATCACAATGATTTTAACAACTTTCGCCACATTATACAGTGTCTCATATCTGAGAGAGGAGGAGAATAAACACTCTTATTTCGCTCTAATGCTTTTGTATATGACTGGCATGGTCGGAGTGATTCTCTCAACAAACCTGTTAGAATTCTTCGTATTCTGGGAGCTTATGTTAATCCCCTCCTGGGCTATGATCGTCAGATGGGGTACACCAGGTAAAGCGGCTAGAGCAGGTTTCAAATACTTCATGTTCACACAATTCGGGTCAATATGCATCCTTTTAGCTATAGGCGTTACCTGGTTTATTTCATTCCAAGCTGGTTCTCCAACTTTCAACATGTACGAGTTGACTGTAACCGCTTCATCTCTAGCAACTTTAGCTGTCCCCCTCTACCTTGTAGGGTTTTGTGTTAAAATGGCGATATTCCCCATTCACACATGGCTTCCGGAAGCGCACGGCGAGGCTCCAACTCCTGTATCAGCGATTCTTTCAGGAGTAATGATTGAAACCGCCGCTTATGGTATAATTAGAATACCGGTAAACGTTTTCGGATTCGTATTCACCGATGTAGTTTTATTTACAGCCGGCGGCTGGACTATAAACGTTTCCACTATAATAATGATCTTCGCAGTTATTACAATGATCTACGGTGGGGTGATGGCGCTAGCTCAAACAGATACTAAAAGACTCTTCGCATACTCCTCTGTAAGTCAAATGGGTTATATTCTCTTCGGCATATCCGCTGTCACACCTATAGGTTTAGCCGGAGCTTCTCTTCATATAGTGACTCATGCTTTTGGTAAAGGAACCCTCTTCATGATCGCTGGAATACTAATGACTCAAATAGGTCATGTGAATGGCAGGGATATAACTAAGCTTGGCGGTTTAGCTTCTAAAATGCCTATAACCGCTACAATCACTTTATTAGCGGGTTTAAGCATCGCTGGGACACCTCCACTAGCAGGATTCGCTAGTGAATGGCTTATATTCGCAGGGGCTGCCGCCGCACATCATGTAGTGCTTTTAATATTCGCAGTCGCTTCAACAGCAGTCACAGCTGGCTACATACTCTGGTTTATAAGAAGAGTCTTCTTCGGTCCGCTGCGTGACGACCTAGCTGAAGTAAAAGAAGCTCCTTGGACTATGCTACTCCCTGTAGCGCTTTTAGCCTTAGGGGCGGTATTAATAGGGATTTTCCCGAATATAATTCTAGATTATCTAATACCTATAGCACAATATATAGCGCCTTTAACGTGA
- a CDS encoding cation:proton antiporter (subunit D of antiporter complex involved in resistance to high concentrations of Na+, K+, Li+ and/or alkali; contains an oxidoreductase domain; catalyzes the transfer of electrons from NADH to ubiquinone) gives MLDLTVLVWLLPIILPLIGAVLIPLVHLLFSKLKAERATDFFAAFMLAITLWSVINVYLMLTNPAITPTGVKTILIFGSPTIGGTGFEIDIFGWFMSVVFASMGFIVSIYSIKYMDKDNGLDKYYVLLQTLVAGMVGVVYAADLFTLFVFWEIMALSGYSLVSFRKNKWEPVEAGYKYLIMSAFGSTLVLFSISYLYGLTGTLNIAYLGSIISTATPTPLLYLLIGMLVAGFGVTASIVPFHSWLPDAHPAAPSGISAMLSGVVIKTGVYAILRIGTIIFAPSIWNFGVIVAGFAVVTMFVGNIMALLQTDFKRLLAFSSIANIGYIIAGLAIVFIGVDATAQTVALTGSLFHLLNHAMAKGLLFLVSGAFLYQVHTRDLNLLKGIGRKMPVTAFCMILGVLSLMGVPPLPGFFSKFMIIWGQAATGNAAAITLAALTLVNSALSVAYYLKIISVTVFSEPSEKVEAVKESHPGMLIPIAILAVSIFILGVWSTPIVDLLQQVAASLLNPASYIGAVVP, from the coding sequence ATGCTTGATTTAACTGTCTTAGTTTGGCTGTTACCGATTATACTCCCGCTTATAGGAGCTGTTCTAATACCATTAGTTCACCTACTGTTCAGTAAGCTTAAAGCTGAGCGTGCCACAGACTTCTTCGCAGCTTTCATGCTCGCAATCACATTATGGTCTGTTATAAACGTTTATCTAATGTTAACAAACCCTGCTATAACGCCTACAGGAGTTAAAACAATATTGATATTCGGTTCACCTACAATCGGAGGCACAGGCTTCGAAATCGATATATTCGGGTGGTTTATGAGCGTTGTCTTCGCTTCAATGGGTTTCATAGTTAGCATCTACAGCATAAAATACATGGATAAAGATAACGGCTTAGATAAATATTACGTTCTACTTCAAACGCTTGTCGCTGGAATGGTCGGCGTTGTCTACGCAGCGGATCTTTTCACATTATTCGTTTTCTGGGAGATTATGGCACTGTCAGGTTACAGTCTAGTATCCTTTAGAAAGAATAAATGGGAGCCTGTGGAAGCAGGCTATAAATATCTCATCATGAGCGCCTTCGGCTCCACGCTCGTATTGTTTTCAATATCGTACCTGTACGGTTTAACTGGAACACTTAACATAGCTTACTTGGGTTCAATAATATCCACAGCGACACCTACACCTCTACTATACCTTTTAATAGGAATGCTCGTAGCCGGGTTCGGTGTCACCGCTTCTATTGTACCCTTCCACTCATGGCTTCCAGACGCTCACCCAGCTGCACCTAGTGGGATCAGCGCTATGCTCAGTGGTGTTGTGATTAAAACCGGGGTTTACGCGATTCTACGAATAGGCACAATTATCTTCGCCCCTAGCATATGGAATTTCGGCGTCATCGTAGCAGGCTTCGCGGTTGTGACAATGTTTGTCGGAAACATTATGGCTCTTCTTCAAACAGATTTTAAACGTCTATTGGCCTTCTCAAGTATAGCTAATATAGGATATATTATAGCTGGTTTAGCGATAGTGTTCATAGGAGTGGATGCTACAGCTCAAACCGTAGCTTTAACCGGTAGCTTATTCCATCTACTTAACCATGCGATGGCTAAAGGACTCCTCTTCCTCGTCTCAGGGGCCTTCTTATATCAAGTTCACACTCGTGACCTAAATTTGTTGAAAGGCATCGGTAGAAAGATGCCTGTTACAGCGTTCTGCATGATTCTAGGAGTGCTTTCATTGATGGGCGTTCCCCCGCTACCAGGATTCTTCAGCAAATTCATGATTATCTGGGGTCAAGCAGCCACAGGAAATGCTGCCGCTATTACTTTAGCAGCTCTCACATTAGTTAACAGCGCGCTTTCAGTCGCGTATTATTTGAAAATCATATCAGTCACAGTTTTCTCAGAGCCATCTGAAAAAGTTGAAGCGGTTAAAGAATCTCATCCTGGAATGCTCATACCTATAGCGATACTGGCAGTCTCAATCTTCATACTAGGGGTTTGGAGCACTCCAATCGTAGATTTACTTCAACAGGTGGCAGCCTCTCTTCTAAACCCTGCTTCTTATATAGGGGCTGTTGTCCCATAA
- a CDS encoding M48 family metalloprotease: MNLSQLKIKMGQSLALIIVLELIFVFGIVYAIDFFFDALYWIPVFNTGLYLPIPRDIIWGFISVIIFLTVQWMLGSPSVEYAMHPRPLRKGENPWIESTVEELSVKAGVKPPKIKIVDMQAPNAFVYGRTVGGASLCLTTGLLKSLNKNEIKAVIGHEIGHLKHRDVIIMTLASGVPLLALLVLRGGLYTAYGIGRTSRSSSRSDGTALMVVILIIVAIASAIFFLSLLAVRGLSRLREHYADVHSAISTGDPHSMQSALAKITWGLSIAPPSNRGEAMRNLYIADASQAKLEVAYVREHKEEFDLDKDGVLDEQELLIAMEKEAKKTRLSGLSAKFATHPPTYKRILLLKKIEKDLASLPADKIDIKKLI, translated from the coding sequence ATGAATTTAAGCCAGTTAAAAATTAAGATGGGGCAGTCCCTTGCGTTAATAATAGTATTGGAGTTGATATTTGTTTTCGGCATAGTTTACGCTATCGACTTCTTCTTCGATGCATTATACTGGATTCCCGTATTTAACACAGGGTTGTATCTTCCCATACCAAGAGATATAATCTGGGGTTTTATCTCAGTTATTATATTTTTAACAGTTCAATGGATGCTAGGCTCCCCCTCAGTTGAATACGCTATGCACCCGCGTCCTCTGAGAAAAGGCGAGAACCCTTGGATTGAGAGCACCGTTGAAGAATTATCCGTTAAAGCCGGTGTTAAACCACCTAAAATAAAGATCGTGGACATGCAGGCCCCTAATGCTTTTGTTTACGGGCGGACTGTTGGAGGAGCCTCTCTGTGTTTAACAACCGGATTATTAAAATCGCTTAATAAAAACGAGATAAAAGCAGTTATAGGCCATGAAATCGGTCACTTAAAGCATAGAGACGTTATTATAATGACGTTAGCCTCAGGCGTTCCATTACTAGCGCTTCTAGTTTTGAGAGGAGGCTTATATACCGCTTACGGGATCGGTCGAACATCGCGCTCCAGTAGCCGAAGTGATGGCACAGCGTTAATGGTAGTGATACTAATCATAGTGGCAATCGCCTCCGCTATATTCTTCCTGTCACTTCTAGCAGTTAGAGGGCTTAGCAGGCTTCGAGAACACTACGCTGACGTTCACTCCGCCATATCTACAGGCGACCCGCACTCTATGCAAAGCGCTTTAGCTAAAATCACCTGGGGGCTATCTATAGCGCCTCCGAGTAACCGGGGTGAAGCGATGAGGAACCTTTACATCGCAGACGCCTCTCAAGCTAAGCTGGAAGTCGCATACGTAAGAGAGCATAAAGAGGAGTTTGACCTCGATAAAGACGGAGTTTTAGACGAGCAGGAACTGTTAATCGCTATGGAGAAGGAGGCTAAGAAGACGCGGCTGAGTGGTTTAAGCGCTAAATTTGCAACCCACCCCCCTACATATAAAAGAATCCTTCTCTTAAAGAAAATAGAGAAAGATCTAGCCTCTCTACCAGCAGATAAAATAGACATTAAAAAACTGATTTAA
- a CDS encoding winged helix-turn-helix domain-containing protein translates to MESVEKEIQSLKKQLTSLEGVKIDVTGLRLMLDKLVTLIEQQPIADKESINKIIKDDESVKQDALDRIIFESVSVSRRLQKGVVFLSSVKFFQNQAIPMYSTVVEFDGEDIVGDNEKTFERIADYLSALSNIDRIRILCALAERDRSAKEIQELSGKRGGSLYHHLNALIKQNLIEKIGNNYSLTENGREIMVIIGLINQQAIFLERSGSDFKSVF, encoded by the coding sequence ATGGAGAGTGTAGAAAAAGAGATACAATCACTTAAAAAACAGTTAACAAGTCTTGAAGGTGTGAAAATTGATGTCACAGGGTTAAGGTTAATGCTTGATAAACTCGTTACATTAATTGAACAGCAGCCTATAGCTGATAAGGAGAGCATAAATAAAATTATAAAAGATGATGAAAGTGTTAAACAGGACGCTCTTGACAGGATTATTTTTGAAAGTGTTTCAGTTTCAAGAAGACTACAGAAAGGCGTTGTATTTTTATCATCCGTGAAATTTTTTCAAAACCAGGCTATTCCAATGTATAGTACTGTTGTAGAATTTGACGGCGAGGATATAGTTGGGGATAATGAAAAAACTTTTGAGAGAATAGCGGATTATCTATCCGCGCTTTCAAACATTGACAGGATAAGAATTCTCTGCGCTCTAGCTGAGCGGGATAGATCTGCTAAAGAGATACAGGAGCTGTCGGGTAAGAGAGGCGGATCTCTATATCATCATTTAAATGCTTTAATTAAACAGAATTTAATTGAAAAAATTGGGAATAATTATAGTTTAACAGAGAACGGTAGAGAAATAATGGTGATAATTGGGTTAATCAACCAGCAAGCTATATTCTTGGAGAGATCTGGATCTGATTTTAAATCAGTTTTTTAA